A window of Paramormyrops kingsleyae isolate MSU_618 unplaced genomic scaffold, PKINGS_0.4 ups38, whole genome shotgun sequence contains these coding sequences:
- the LOC140586296 gene encoding serine/threonine-protein kinase PLK3-like — translation MACPQRRHEVPEIIFDHRNERFYRRLELLGEGGFAQCFKMMDIFTGEIFAVKVIPIKHSDGIKESLREVVLLKLLQHQHVVNFSHHVEDDKFLYIFMELCSRGSMLDLLQEREILSKPEVRYYMRQLIGALRHIHGKGIVHRDLKLENLLLTEALGLKVADFGLATKLEPLESRQKRFCGTREYAAPEVWKREGHGPESDVWALGCIMYTMLVGAYPFDGDAEEIKQRVTKVEYTLPKSLSSSAKKLISWILQKNPQDRPTLEQILNHKFFTKGFTPEEIPSNSYHKVPRFRAVKRVKHFVVRLFRRIFGQRRPKDMPQMKTSRENSGPFIYSRGVLTFFSEGHIGKNIPRAGPTC, via the exons ATGGCTTGTCCTCAGCGGAGACACGAAGTTCCTGAGATCATCTTTGATCACAGAAATGAGCGATTTTACCGCAGACTCGAACTGTTGGGAGAA GGAGGTTTTGCCCAATGCTTCAAGATGATGGACATTTTCACTGGAGAGATTTTTGCAGTGAAGGTGATTCCGATAAAGCACTCTGATGGAATAAAAGAG AGTCTCCGAGAAGtggtgctgctgaagctgctgcaaCACCAGCATGTTGTTAACTTCTCCCATCATGTAGAAGATGACAAATTCTTGTATATCTTCATGGAGCTGTGCAGTAGGGGG TCAATGCTAGACCTCCTTCAGGAACGAGAAATCCTGAGCAAGCCAGAAGTGCGATATTACATGAGGCAGCTCATTGGGGCCTTACGACACATCCATGGCAAAGGCATTGTCCACAGGGACCTCAAATTAG AGAACTTATTATTAACGGAGGCCTTGGGATTAAAAGTGGCCGACTTTGGACTGGCCACCAAGCTGGAGCCACTGGAAAGCAGGCAGAA acGCTTTTGTGGGACGAGAGAATATGCGGCTCCTGAAGTGTGGAAGAGGGAGGGACACGGGCCAGAGTCAGATGTCTGGGCGCTGGGgtgtatcat GTATACGATGCTTGTTGGTGCATACCCCTTTGATGGCGACGCTGAAGAAATCAAGCAGCGTGTCACTAAAGTAGAGTACACTCTACCAAAGTCCCTCTCCTCATCAGCCAAGAAACTGATTTCTTGGATCCTGCAAAAGAATCCACAGGATCGGCCCACATTGGAGCAAATCCTGAACCATAAGTTCTTCACTAAG GGCTTCACTCCGGAGGAAATTCCATCAAACAGCTACCACAAGGTGCCAAGATTCAGAGCAGTGAAACGCGTAAAGCACTTCGTCGTCAGGCTGTTCCGGCGCATATTTGGACAAAGGAGACCCAAAG ATATGCCCCAAATGAAAACCAGCAGAGAGAACAGCGGCCCTTTcatctacagcaggggtgtacTAACTTTTTTTAGTGAGGGCCACATAGGGAAAAATATTCCGAGGGCTGGGCCAACTTGCTAG